The DNA sequence CACCCAGGTCTACAGTCAACTGCGCCTGCTGGTCGCCAACACCCAATACAAGGCGATCAAGATCCTCGGCGGTGAAAACTTTAACGATCAGGCCAAGGCCCTGGCGAGAGACCCCCACTTCGTGGTGGCAACACCGGGCCGTCTGGCGGATCACTTAGCTCAGCGTCACCTGTACCTCAACGGACTCGAGCTGCTTATCCTGGATGAGGCCGACCGCATGCTGGACCTGGGCTTCGCCGAGCAGCTCAGGGCCATCAACCAGGCCGCCGATCACAAGCGTCGCCAGACCCTGATGTTCTCAGCAACCTTAGATCACGGTCAGATCAACGAGATTGCCGCCGAGCTGCTCAAGGAGCCGGAGCATGTGGCCATAGGCGCCTCCCATGTGGAGAACCAGGATATCGCCCAGAAGATCTACCTGTGCGACAACCTGAGCCACAAGGAGCAGCTGCTCACCCGTCTGCTACAGCTTGAGCCCCACAAGCAGGTGATCATCTTCACCGCGACCCGTGGCGATACCGACCGCCTGGCCGGCGTGCTGGCCGAACAGGGCTTTAGCACCAGCTCCCTCAGCGGCGAGCTGAAACAGGCGGCGCGCAACCAGATCATGGACCAGTTCAGCCGTGGTCAGCAGCAGATATTGGTCACCACAGACGTGGCCTCCCGCGGCTTGGATCTGCTTAACGTATCCTTGGTGATCAACTTCGACATGCCAAAGTTTGCCGAAGAGTATATTCACCGTATCGGTCGTACCGGCCGCGCCGGCGCCAAGGGCGATGCTATCTCCCTGGTCGGGCCGAAAGACTGGGTCAACTTCAAGCAGGTACAAAACTTCCTGCGTAAAAGCTTTGAGTTCAGCGAGCTGGAGGAGTTGGCGCCTAAGTTTAAGGGGTTAAAAGACAAACCGAGCCAGGAGAAGCGCTTAGGTAAGCAGCAGGCGAAACCTAAGGCCAAGACGGCTAAGGCCGCCAGCAGCACCAAGCCGACTAAGCCGCGGGATAAGCGCTTTATCACAGGCGTCGATGTGGGCGATGCGCCAATGCTTAGAAAGCCCAAGGCGAAACTGCAGGATACGCCTGAAGATTAACGCTAGGCCCCGAGCCAAAAAACTATGATTTGCGGTCACTTAGCGGGCACTTAGCGGTCACTTAGTATTCACTGAGGGCCGCTTTTTATTGCCCGCTCTATCTCTTGTCTATCTGTTCTCTATCTGCTCACTATCTGTTCTGTATTTGTTCTACATCTCCCGACGCCAATCCTGTCGGGCGGTTATCTATGGCACATGTCACCCTATTTAAATCAAGCGGCAGACGATAGCGGCGATTTTCACCTAACAACTAGTGCTCAATCGGGCCAATTAAGGTTACAATAGCCGCCATTGATTTTTTTATATTAGGGTTATCATGAGAGTTTGTGGCGTTGAGTTAAAAGGTGGCGAAGCCATCATCTGTTTGTTGAGCTATGAGGGTGAGACCTTTAACATCCCAGATTGCCGTTCTCGCTCACTGACCATCTCTAATTCGGCCAGCACTGAGTCGATCAAAGAGTTCCACTTCGCCTTCAGCAAGCTGATGCAAGACTACAAGGTCGATCAGGTCGCCATCATAGAGCGCGAGCAGAAAGGCAAACTGGCGGGCAGTGCCACCAGCTTCAAGATGGAGGCGGCGATTCAGCTTTGCGGCCTGCCGGTACAGCTGATCTCACCAGTCAACATCAAGGAGCAGCTCAAGCGCAATCCACCTATGGTGGATTTCGAAGGACTGGATCTCAAGCGTTTCCAGAAGAGCGCCTTCGAGGTCGCCTACTGCTACCAAAACAAGTGCATCTTCGCCAAGAAAGATTAAGCCTATTGCCGGGCGCATCCCGCCCGGCGTTATCTAATCGCTTCACCTCAGCCGTCATCCACTAGGCTTTCGCTTATGTCATCACTGCCCTATCTGCAAGGCTATCGGCCCGAGCTTATCAGCCAGGTCAAGGAACTGATCGAGACTAATCGACTGAGAAGTGTCCTCGAACGCCGCTATCCAGACAGTCACACGATCCGCAGCGACAAGGCCCTGTACGACTACACCATGGCGCTGAAGAACCGCTATCTCAAGAAGTCTTCGCCCCTGAGTAAGGTGATCTTTGACGATAAGATCACTCTCAAGAAGCAGGCCCTGGGATTGCACAGCTATGTCGCCAAGAATCACGGCGGCAAGACCAAGTCGAAGAATGAGATCCGCATCGCCGCGCGCCTCAAGGAGGTGCCCGAGCCCCTGCTGCGTATGGTGGTGGTACATGAGCTGGCGCATCTTAAAGAGAAGGATCACAACAAGGCCTTCTATCAGCTCTGCTGCCATATGCAGGGCGACTACCATCAGCTGGAATTTGACCTGCGGCTATGGCTCACCATGCTGGATCTCGAGGCCCAAGAGAAAGGCTAAGCATAAAAAACGCCACATCATGTGGCGTTTTTCTATTCGATAAGCAGTTAAATCAATCGGTATTAATTAGCTTTTTAGCTCTGGCCCATCATCATCTGGCGCACCTTGACCAGCTGAGCAAACTCGCCCATCTGCTTCTTCGACAGCTTACT is a window from the Shewanella loihica PV-4 genome containing:
- a CDS encoding DEAD/DEAH box helicase, whose translation is MQFSDFSLDKRLLTSLEHMGIDTPTEIQTQSIPVGLSGRDLMASSKTGSGKTLAFLLPAMQRVIATKALSKRDPRVLILLPTRELATQVYSQLRLLVANTQYKAIKILGGENFNDQAKALARDPHFVVATPGRLADHLAQRHLYLNGLELLILDEADRMLDLGFAEQLRAINQAADHKRRQTLMFSATLDHGQINEIAAELLKEPEHVAIGASHVENQDIAQKIYLCDNLSHKEQLLTRLLQLEPHKQVIIFTATRGDTDRLAGVLAEQGFSTSSLSGELKQAARNQIMDQFSRGQQQILVTTDVASRGLDLLNVSLVINFDMPKFAEEYIHRIGRTGRAGAKGDAISLVGPKDWVNFKQVQNFLRKSFEFSELEELAPKFKGLKDKPSQEKRLGKQQAKPKAKTAKAASSTKPTKPRDKRFITGVDVGDAPMLRKPKAKLQDTPED
- a CDS encoding DUF3010 family protein, with the translated sequence MRVCGVELKGGEAIICLLSYEGETFNIPDCRSRSLTISNSASTESIKEFHFAFSKLMQDYKVDQVAIIEREQKGKLAGSATSFKMEAAIQLCGLPVQLISPVNIKEQLKRNPPMVDFEGLDLKRFQKSAFEVAYCYQNKCIFAKKD
- a CDS encoding M48 metallopeptidase family protein yields the protein MSSLPYLQGYRPELISQVKELIETNRLRSVLERRYPDSHTIRSDKALYDYTMALKNRYLKKSSPLSKVIFDDKITLKKQALGLHSYVAKNHGGKTKSKNEIRIAARLKEVPEPLLRMVVVHELAHLKEKDHNKAFYQLCCHMQGDYHQLEFDLRLWLTMLDLEAQEKG